One genomic window of Panicum hallii strain FIL2 chromosome 6, PHallii_v3.1, whole genome shotgun sequence includes the following:
- the LOC112898554 gene encoding potassium transporter 26-like, with protein MEHHAPPLPDDIIVQVSAAAVAAVDDRSSTSQIEEVDGGDDDDVKAIVGAGGLTRRTFSESYRMRHRNPLEFTPWQVALLAYQSLGVVYGDIGTSPLYTFSSFTLPDPDQDDLLGILSLILWTLTLVSLVKYVFIVLHADDHGEGGTFALYSLLRQHVNITGKTMPVPVTRLASDANLKFHSKKSSLQPRMLKFLEGSVIAQAVITYLVLIGTCMVMGDGALTPSISVLSAVQGIQSRSSRITQGHVVLLCVIILVFLFLYQRYGTGKVSFSFSPIMLVWFVLIASIGLYNIIKYYPPVLKAISPHYIYIFFAKNKRAGWEQLGTVVLCITGAEAMFADLGHFNKKSIQMAYSCLVYPSLILAYAGQAAFLIKNPSKLSTTFYSSIPEPLFWPMFIVATLSAVVASQALISASFSIIRQSIALGCFPRVTMNHTSKKYEGQVYSPEINYFLMIACILITVGFKGGPEIGQAYGVAVIWVMLITTHLITVVMVIIWQINIALAGSFYAAYTVLEGLFTISLLYKIAQGGWVPFAITAFFLIITLSWTYGRSKKNEYETNNLMDSQEFIKTVAMSNRVPGICIFCTDLMKGIPPIVRHYVQHMGCLRELMVFVTVRYLPVTSVLPEERFLFDRLEPFGVYRCIVQYGYMDNQNMEEDEYVVSIIASLKEIAQNADEVAMMDSALANGSTFIFGRVILKMSDNHNCFKRFIINNLYRFLQKNFRSNLSSLKIAPSKTLQIGIQYEI; from the exons ATGGAGCaccacgcgccgccgctgcctgaCGACATCATCGTCCAGGTGAGCGCCGCCGCGGTGGCCGCCGTGGATGACCGGAGCTCGACGAGCCAGATTGAGGAggtcgacggcggcgacgacgacgatgtCAAGGCGatcgtcggcgccggcggcctcACCCGCCGCACCTTCAGCGAGTCGTACAGGATGAGGCACCGCAACCCTCTG GAGTTCACGCCGTGGCAGGTGGCGCTGCTGGCCTACCAGTCGCTGGGCGTGGTGTACGGCGACATCGGGACGTCGCCGCTCTACACCTTCTCGTCCTTCACCCTGCCGGACCCCGACCAGGACGACCTGCTCGGCATCCTCAGCCTCATCCTGTGGACGCTCACCCTCGTCAGCCTCGTCAAGTACGTCTTCATCGTGCTCCATGCAGACGACCACGGGGAAG GTGGTACCTTTGCCCTGTACTCGCTCCTGCGTCAGCATGTGAATATCACCGGGAAGACGATGCCAGTGCCGGTGACACGGTTGGCATCTGATGCCAACCTCAAGTTCCACAGCAAGAAGAGCAGCCTGCAACCGAGGATGCTCAAGTTCTTGGAAGGAAGTGTCATTGCGCAGGCTGTCATCACCTACCTTGTGCTGATTGGGACCTGCATGGTGATGGGTGATGGTGCCCTCACTCCGTCCATCTCAG TTCTATCAGCTGTTCAGGGAATCCAATCAAGATCTTCTAGAATTACACAAG GTCATGTTGTCCTCCTATGTGTGATTATCCTGGTGTTCCTTTTTCTTTACCAACGATATGGCACGGGCAAAGTTAGCTTCAGTTTTTCCCCAATTATGCTTGTGTGGTTCGTGTTAATTGCATCAATTGGACTATACAATATAATCAAGTATTATCCCCCAGTTCTGAAAGCCATATCACCACACTACATATATATTTTCTTTGCGAAGAACAAAAGGGCTGGCTGGGAGCAACTTGGAACAGTTGTTTTGTGCATAACAG GTGCTGAAGCTATGTTTGCTGACTTGGGTCATTTCAACAAGAAATCAATCCAG ATGGCATACTCATGCCTAGTTTATCCATCGTTGATCCTTGCATATGCTGGCCAGGCAGCATTTTTGATCAAGAACCCATCTAAACTCAGCACAACATTTTATAGTAGCATACCGGAGCCACTGTTTTGGCCCATGTTTATTGTAGCTACTTTATCTGCCGTGGTCGCAAGCCAGGCATTGATATCTGCCAGTTTCTCCATCATCAGGCAATCGATTGCTTTAGGTTGTTTTCCTAGAGTCACCATGAATCATACATCTAAAAAATATGAAGGCCAAGTTTACTCTCCAGAGATCAACTACTTCTTGATGATCGCTTGTATCTTGATTACCGTTGGTTTTAAGGGTGGGCCAGAGATTGGGCAAGCCTATG GTGTTGCAGTGATATGGGTTATGCTTATTACAACACATTTGATCACAGTGGTCATGGTTATAATATGGCAAATTAATATTGCATTAGCTGGATCATTTTATGCTGCCTACACTGTCCTTGAAGGTCTTTTCACGATATCACTTCTATACAAGATTGCACAAGGTGGTTGGGTTCCATTTGCGATAACTGCATTTTTCCTTATAATTACACTTTCTTGGACCTATGGGCGAAGCAAGAAGAATGAATATGAAACAAACAACTTGATGGATAGTCAGGAATTCATTAAAACAGTTGCTATGAGCAACAGAGTACCTGGAATATGTATCTTTTGCACAGACTTGATGAAAGGCATTCCACCAATTGTGCGTCATTATGTTCAGCATATGGGTTGCCTCCGTGAACTGATGGTGTTTGTCACTGTGAGGTATCTTCCTGTTACATCTGTACTTCCTGAAGAGCGCTTTCTCTTCGACAGATTGGAGCCTTTTGGAGTTTACAGGTGCATTGTGCAATATGGTTATATGGACAATCAGAATATGGAGGAGGATGAGTATGTTGTATCAATCATTGCATCCCTGAAGGAAATAGCTCAAAATGCTGATGAGGTCGCAATGATGGATTCAGCATTGGCAAATGGATCAACCTTTATATTTGGAAGGGTCATTTTAAAGATGAGTGACAATCACAACTGTTTCAAGCGCTTTATTATTAACAACCTTTACAGGTTCTTGCAAAAGAACTTTAGGTCCAACCTTTCCAGTCTAAAGATAGCTCCTAGTAAGACATTGCAGATTGGAATACAATATGAGATTTGA
- the LOC112896947 gene encoding uncharacterized protein LOC112896947, with amino-acid sequence MTARSDDPGVSPGTSAAATGGEIWGTWEELLLACAVRRHGTSSWDSVAMEVQSRRPASAAARLTPTGCRLRFRLLHRRFAAGAENGDGGGADADEDPDAAAADGWVEELRKLRVAELRREVERYDLSIGSLQSKVKRLKEERERSISGEANPAAVKAEEDEEPAAGKGSLEDDAAGGEDRVSGGESGRSCRESNSSDLKRPVNDAGTASAAGDGAAAMEEGEEEATAAGVSVDVKREEVSGESVAGSKEADKESSDVQSSASPSRRREREGGGGGEGGEEAETEEASASPSARAALPAAEAEALLAFVESVRTSKPGSVFERRLESQDDAKYRSTIRRHVDLETVRSKLEGGGGGGGGGACYGSASEFYRDLLLLCANALVFFPRGSPEHTAAARTRALVSNHMAASLRKDQPGTSGKAAAPAPKKAKAEADVGSLLEKTAPIIVCRKRSSIAKAAAAATKDDKAEKVETDKEEENEAGKKKPGGAKDKAPRGLRTNKTRAAPARKAASNQKTGDDDSDSDGPAEGTRKPDKKGGGGATGSGAGAAKKRNAVNFLNRMKQGSAPSTERVSLLETLKLSAAAEQKKAGKGSQGKKEAAGGSGSKRGTPSGRRNVGRPPKRAAAPSSPPPAKRGRGGGGKRGGRK; translated from the exons ATGACGGCCAGATCGGACGATCCCGGCGTCTCGCCGGGgacctcggcggcggcgaccggcggcgagATCTGGGGCACGTGGGAGGAGCTCCTCCTGGCGTGCGCCGTGCGGCGGCACGGCACGTCGAGCTGGGACTCCGTGGCCATGGAGGTCCAGTCGCGCCGCCCTgcctccgccgcggcgcgccTCACGCCCACCGGGTGCCGCCTCCGGttccgcctcctccaccgccggttcgccgccggcgcagagaacggtgacggcggcggcgccgacgccgacgaggaccccgacgcggccgccgccgacggGTGGGTGGAGGAGCTCCGCAAGCTGCGCGTCGCCGAGCTCCGCCGCGAGGTCGAGCGATACGACCTCTCGATCGG GTCGTTGCAATCCAAAGTGAAACGGCTCAAGGAGGAGAGGGAGCGGAGCATCTCCGGCGAGGCCAACCCGGCGGCGGTGAAggcggaggaggacgaggagccggcggcggggaagggaTCGCTGGAGGACGACGCCGCCGGAGGGGAGGACCGCGTCTCCGGCGGCGAATCCGGGCGGTCATGCAGGGAGTCCAACTCGTCAGATCTGAAGCGGCCCGTGAACGACGCCggcaccgcctccgccgccggcgacggtgCGGCAGCGatggaggagggggaggaggaggccaccgccgccggcgtgtCGGTGGACGTGAAGCGGGAGGAGGTCTCCGGCGAGTCGGTGGCCGGGTCAAAGGAAGCCGACAAGGAGAGCAGCGACGTGCAGAGCTCGGCCAGCCCGTCACGCCGCCGCGAGCGggagggcggcggtggtggcgagGGCGGGGAGGAGGCGGAGACCGAGGAGGCCTCGGCGTCGCCGTCGGCGCGCGCGGCCCTCCCCGCCGCGGAGGCCGAGGCGCTGCTCGCGTTCGTCGAGTCGGTGCGGACCAGCAAGCCGGGCTCCGTGTTCGAGCGGCGGCTCGAGAGCCAG GATGATGCGAAATACAGGAGCACCATCAGGCGCCACGTGGACCTGGAGACGGTCAGATCCAAGCtggaaggtggcggcggaggcggcggcggcggcgcgtgctaCGGCTCCGCGTCCGAGTTCTACCGCGACCTGCTCCTGCTCTGCGCCAACGCGCTCGTCTTCTTCCCGCGCGGCTCGCCCGAGCACACCGCCGCGGCGCGGACGCGCGCCCTCGTCTCCAACCACATGGCCGCGTCCCTCCGCAAGGACCAGCCCGGGACATCAGGGAaggccgcggcgccggcgcccaaGAAGGCCAAGGCGGAGGCCGACGTCGGCTCGCTGCTGGAGAAGACGGCGCCCATCATCGTCTGCCGGAAGCGGAGCTCCATCGCGAAGGCTGCTGCCGCGGCCACCAAGGACGATAAAGCGGAGAAGGTGGAGACTGACAAGGAGGAGGAGAACGAGGCGGGCAAGAAGAAGCCGGGCGGCGCCAAGGACAAGGCGCCACGGGGGTTAAGGACGAACAAGacccgtgccgcccctgccaGGAAGGCAGCTTCAAATCAGAAGACGGGGGATGACGACTCGGATAGCGACGGGCCTGCTGAAGGGACGAGGAAGCCTGACAAgaaaggcggcggtggcgcgacggGGAGCGGCGCCGGAGCCGCCAAGAAGCGGAACGCCGTGAACTTCCTGAATCGGATGAAGCAAGGGTCGGCCCCCTCGACGGAGCGCGTGTCGCTGCTGGAGACGCTGAAGCTctctgcggcggcggagcagaagAAGGCCGGGAAGGGCAGCCAGGGCAAGAAGGAGGCCGCAGGTGGCTCCGGTTCCAAGAGGGGCACTCCGTCGGGGAGGAGAAACGTCGGCAGGCCCCCGAAGCGTGCAGCCGCGCCCTCGTCGCCACCGCCAGCGAAGaggggaaggggcggcgggggtAAGCGCGGGGGGAGGAAGTGA
- the LOC112898495 gene encoding protein EMSY-LIKE 3-like isoform X2: MEYRAFDSSGTDDELPPTYKFRGVREHFSGIGRSLAGTLSQPRPHSNLDSDIHQMEQQAYTGVLRAFKMQSDALTWEKESLITELRRELKVSDEEHRVLLNKVNEEEAVHRIRQSRQGCGMQSSLHHNSVISHNLVPLKRQKKSHPVPVYSLPVGPQSPIMPLHAVASNKADTMAPENIRWGSAYQTLPNQVGWLSSDGAMPGTGRRSERFHENGHHASPNGISLFNSNHIDVPNTGNLVKKVERVLSRPDVYAIQKAKKLLIDQEQSLLDAIAKLDEASDSESDDVVLLEGRIGAIVG; this comes from the exons ATGGAGTACCGCGCCTTCGACAGCAGCG gGACCGATGATGAGCTACCTCCAACATATAAATTTCGAGGAGTAAGAGAGCATTTCAGTGGGATCGGAAGGTCGTTAGCAGGCACACTTTCTCAGCCAAGGCCACACAGCAATTTGGATAGTGACATACATCAGATGGAGCAGCAAGCATATACTGGTGTTCTCAGAGCATTCAAAATGCAATCTGATGCCCTAACTTGG GAGAAAGAAAGTCTAATCACTGAATTAAGAAGAGAACTGAAAGTCTCTGATGAGGAACACAGAGTGCTATTAAACAAGGTCAATGAAGAGGAAGCTGTCCATAGAATAAG GCAGTCAAGGCAGGGATGTGGTATGCAATCTAGCTTGCATCATAACAGTGTTATTTCTCACAATCTTGTACCTctgaagaggcagaagaaaTCCCATCCTGTTCCTGTCTATTCACTCCCTGTGGGTCCCCAATCACCCATAATGCCTTTACATGCAGTGGCGAGCAACAAGGCAGATACA ATGGCACCTGAAAACATAAGATGGGGCTCTGCCTATCAAACCCTTCCAAATCAGGTTGGTTGGCTGTCATCTGATGGTGCTATGCCAGGCACAGGAAGGAGAAGTGAAAGGTTTCATGAGAATGGGCATCATGCTTCACCCAATGGCATCAGCCTTTTCAACTCCAATCATATTGATGTACCTAATACTGGCAATCTTGTGAAGAAG GTAGAGCGGGTATTATCCCGTCCAGATGTGTATGCAATTCAAAAGGCAAAGAAACTGCTTATA GACCAAGAGCAGTCATTGCTTGATGCAATTGCAAAACTTGATGAAGCATCTGATAGTGAAAGTG ATGATGTTGTGCTCCTTGAAGGAAGGATTGGTGCTATAGTTGGGTGA
- the LOC112897161 gene encoding uncharacterized protein LOC112897161 codes for MASVGAPPPWSRLDGQVVLVTGASSGIGRDFCLDLARAGCRVVAAARRADRLRSLCDEINASAAADGPRAVAVELDVAAGGSALEAAVQRAWDAFGRIDVLINNAGIRGAVHSPLDWPEDEWDKLIKTNLTGLWLVAKHVCRRMHEAKLKGSVINISSIAGLNHGHLPGSIGYASSKSAVHSATKIMALELGAYGIRVNAIAPGLFKSEITAPLMQKRWLNTVASRIVPLKEHGTTDPALTSLVRFLIHEASSYVTGNIFVVDSGVTIPGVPIFSSL; via the exons ATGGCGTCGGTGGGGGCGCCGCCGCCTTGGAGCAGGTTGGATGGCCAGGTGGTGCTGGTGACGGGCGCCTCCTCCGGCATCGGCCGCGACTTCTGCCTGGACCTGGCGCGCGCCGGCTGccgcgtcgtcgccgccgcccgccgcgccgaccGCCTCCGCTCGCTCTGCGACGAGATCAACgcctccgcggccgccgacgGGCCCCGCGCGGTGGCCGTGGAGCTTGACGTCGCCGCCGGGGGCTCGGCCCTGGAGGCGGCGGTGCAGAGGGCCTGGGACGCCTTCGGCCGCATCGACGTCTTGATCAACAACGCCGGCATCCGAG GTGCAGTGCATTCTCCCCTTGATTGGCCTGAGGATGAGTGGGACAAGCTCATCAAGACGAACCTTACCGGATTATGGCTTGTGGCCAAACATGTCTGTCGACGCATGCATGAAGCTAAGCTAAAGGGTTCGGTTATTAACATTTCGTCTATTGCTGGTCTTAACCATGGCCATCTGCCTGGCTCCATTGGCTACGCGTCGTCCAAGTCTGCTGTGCATTCTGCCACAAAG ATAATGGCTTTGGAATTGGGAGCATATGGCATTAGAGTGAACGCAATTGCGCCGGGATTGTTCAAATCAGAGATAACTGCTCCTCTGATGCAAAAGAGATGGTTGAACACTGTGGCTTCAAGGATAGTGCCGCTTAAGGAACATGGCACTACTGATCCAGCATTGACATCGCTGGTTCGTTTCCTGATTCATGAAGCATCGTCATATGTGACTGGCAACATCTTCGTTGTAGATTCAGGTGTCACCATACCCGGTGTTCCAATATTCTCCTCTCTGTAA
- the LOC112898495 gene encoding protein EMSY-LIKE 3-like isoform X1, which yields MEYRAFDSSGTDDELPPTYKFRGVREHFSGIGRSLAGTLSQPRPHSNLDSDIHQMEQQAYTGVLRAFKMQSDALTWEKESLITELRRELKVSDEEHRVLLNKVNEEEAVHRIRQSRQGCGMQSSLHHNSVISHNLVPLKRQKKSHPVPVYSLPVGPQSPIMPLHAVASNKADTVGLMAPENIRWGSAYQTLPNQVGWLSSDGAMPGTGRRSERFHENGHHASPNGISLFNSNHIDVPNTGNLVKKVERVLSRPDVYAIQKAKKLLIDQEQSLLDAIAKLDEASDSESDDVVLLEGRIGAIVG from the exons ATGGAGTACCGCGCCTTCGACAGCAGCG gGACCGATGATGAGCTACCTCCAACATATAAATTTCGAGGAGTAAGAGAGCATTTCAGTGGGATCGGAAGGTCGTTAGCAGGCACACTTTCTCAGCCAAGGCCACACAGCAATTTGGATAGTGACATACATCAGATGGAGCAGCAAGCATATACTGGTGTTCTCAGAGCATTCAAAATGCAATCTGATGCCCTAACTTGG GAGAAAGAAAGTCTAATCACTGAATTAAGAAGAGAACTGAAAGTCTCTGATGAGGAACACAGAGTGCTATTAAACAAGGTCAATGAAGAGGAAGCTGTCCATAGAATAAG GCAGTCAAGGCAGGGATGTGGTATGCAATCTAGCTTGCATCATAACAGTGTTATTTCTCACAATCTTGTACCTctgaagaggcagaagaaaTCCCATCCTGTTCCTGTCTATTCACTCCCTGTGGGTCCCCAATCACCCATAATGCCTTTACATGCAGTGGCGAGCAACAAGGCAGATACAGTAGGTTTG ATGGCACCTGAAAACATAAGATGGGGCTCTGCCTATCAAACCCTTCCAAATCAGGTTGGTTGGCTGTCATCTGATGGTGCTATGCCAGGCACAGGAAGGAGAAGTGAAAGGTTTCATGAGAATGGGCATCATGCTTCACCCAATGGCATCAGCCTTTTCAACTCCAATCATATTGATGTACCTAATACTGGCAATCTTGTGAAGAAG GTAGAGCGGGTATTATCCCGTCCAGATGTGTATGCAATTCAAAAGGCAAAGAAACTGCTTATA GACCAAGAGCAGTCATTGCTTGATGCAATTGCAAAACTTGATGAAGCATCTGATAGTGAAAGTG ATGATGTTGTGCTCCTTGAAGGAAGGATTGGTGCTATAGTTGGGTGA
- the LOC112897624 gene encoding uncharacterized protein LOC112897624 has protein sequence MKASIKFRDDDRPLMRAKVPVGVLGLPFQSGLASGGDPRELRFDLSTAFASGPALRLSYRPNDPGLPFALTVRAGLGPLGSPARAPFVLAAEFNLLSSDPSTPAFFLRLKPRLGDFSLSHTLRSPADGASPAPRKVGEAPPDADGLGHVREQEFGYRPSFSFTGSGLAADVAAAGTKSGVGALLSGMRLTTRSVLPLWGRASLRFNWGLRVPPELLADGGGRSKGARAPVSKMPLLVMSKLSIEQSPRADADSRKCGRAEAPSPLCVDAPNGPGDGEAAAFSLVRRQLESLNVDNMMLRRAVEDLRAEIRSSSRRSTPVAAAGARGEGRVAVAATAPPPRPQPYHAFPAKPDRPRGAAREPAPEKAAAPDDVGEELKKALEARLR, from the coding sequence ATGAAGGCGTCGATCAAGTTCCGCGACGACGACCGCCCGCTGATGCGGGCCAAGGTGCCGGTCGGCGTGCTCGGGCTGCCGTTCCAGTCGGGCCTCGCGTCGGGCGGGGACCCGCGGGAGCTCCGCTTCGACCTCTCCACCGCCTTCGCGTCGGGCCCGGCGCTCCGCCTCTCGTACCGCCCCAACGACCCGGGCCTCCCCTTCGCGCTCACCGTCCGCGCGGGGCTCGGCCCGCTCGGCTCCCCGGCGCGCGCGCCCTTCGTGCTCGCCGCCGAGTTCAACCTCCTCTCCTCCGACCCGTCCACGCCGGCCTTTTTCCTCCGGCTCAAGCCCCGCCTCGGCGACTTCTCGCTTTCCCACACGCTCCGCTCCCCCGCAGACGGCGCCTCCCCGGCGCCCCGTAAGGTCGGGGAGGCGCCCCCCGACGCCGACGGCCTCGGCCACGTCCGCGAGCAGGAGTTCGGCTACAGGCCGTCGTTCTCGTTCACCGGGAGCGGGCTCGCGGCggacgtggcggcggcggggacgaaGAGCGGGGTCGGCGCGCTGCTGTCCGGGATGCGGCTGACGACGCGGAGCGTGCTGCCGCTGTGGGGCAGGGCGAGCCTGCGGTTCAACTGGGGCCTGCGCGTGCCACCGGAGCTActcgcggacggcggcggccgcagcaagggcgcgcgcgcgcccgtCAGCAAGATGCCGCTGCTGGTCATGAGCAAGCTCTCCATCGAGCAGTCCCCGCGCGCCGACGCGGACAGCAGGAAGTGCGGCAGAGCAGAAGCCCCCTCCCCGCTGTGCGTGGACGCGCCGAACGGCCCGGGagacggcgaggcggcggcgttcTCGCTGGTGAGGCGGCAGCTGGAGTCGCTGAACGTGGACAACATGATGCTGCGGCGCGCCGTGGAGGACCTCCGCGCCGAGATccggagcagcagcaggaggagcacGCCCGTGGCTGCCGCCGGTGCCAGAGGCGAGGGtagggtggcggtggcggcgaccgcgccgccgccgcggccgcagcCTTACCACGCGTTCCCCGCGAAGCCGGACCGGCCCCGGGGCGCCGCGAGGGAACCCGCGCCCGAGAAGGCGGCCGCGCCGGACGACGTGGGCGAGGAGCTCAAGAAGGCATTGGAGGCGCGCCTGCGGTGA
- the LOC112898479 gene encoding uncharacterized protein LOC112898479, translating to MGRPRGKSKKAIEAASNDDEDGSSGEEVPPTPKRRGRRPQKPLNDDADDKDTAEAEEDAGDGAKPVVQPSKDSKSSAEGGGKKRRRRRLKRGPDELVEEEGEEGRVKSKSNGFRPNGSRRKSTPRRAAEAGVECK from the coding sequence ATGGGCAGACCTCGAGGGAAGAGCAAGAAAGCGATCGAAGCCGCGAGCAACGACGACGAAGACGGCAGCAGCGGCGAGGAGGTGCCGCCCACCCCCAAGAGGAGGGGAAGAAGGCCTCAGAAGCCTCTCAACGACGACGCCGACGACAAGGACACCGCCGAGGCCGAGGAGGATGCAGGAGACGGCGCAAAACCCGTCGTGCAGCCAAGCAAGGACTCCAAGAGCTCGGCTGAGGGCGGAGGcaagaagcggcggcggcggcggctaaaGCGCGGCCCCGACGAGCTGGTGGAAGAAGAGGGCGAGGAGGGCCGTGTGAAGTCCAAGTCCAATGGGTTCCGGCCGAACGGAAGCCGGCGGAAGAGCACTCCCCGGCGAGCCGCCGAGGCCGGGGTGGAGTGCAAGTGA